The following are from one region of the Candidatus Krumholzibacteriia bacterium genome:
- a CDS encoding cation-transporting P-type ATPase: MSVGSHTHGLTHAEARARLARHGPNALPAQEKLPAWRRLAAQFKSPLIYVLLAALIVDLAVWWIDGSHGFPIESLAIGVILLLNASLGVWQERKAEAALAHLKTLSAPLAWVRRDGAWHHIAAAHIVPGDIVRVESGDRVPADGLLRGAEVAVDESMLTGESVPVDRTDGDLLSSGTIVVRGRALLEVTATGAASALGRLAAMLGGIEAEQTPLERRIRHFGNQVAVWISVLAVALVVGGVAVEGVGSIGHVFLFAVALAVAAVPEGLPAVMTLTLTLGVERMARRRAVVRKLAAVEALGSVTVIATDKTGTITENQMHVRSVDSPSRELALRAAVLANDAQESAGDPIDVALLRFARQEGIDVDAIHASCPRISARPFDSGHKYMRATVQEEAGVVSYLKGAPEVLLERSTVDTTGRRQWSEKASRYARDGHRVLGVARGAGARDDALEFLGLVLMWDPPRGEVPDSIRRALDAGVRVIMITGDHPETARAIARQVGIPGDRCLTGDDVTGMSTDALAHALREVTVFARVRPEHKVRIIESLQSSGEIVAVTGDGLNDAPALKRADVGVAMGVRGSDVARDVADLVLMDDNFATIVAAIEEGRSIYENIRKFIRFLFSTNLSEVIVVSLGWFLAAVLGLREATGTVLLPLTAVQILWINLATDGLPALALALDRNPGVMRRPPLPPTAPLLDTASRRFVLVSGSAKAMVALSILGVIPLLGMSVDTARTVSFHFLCIGQLFFAYPGRRTWLKPMPNPALHAAIFFGIAVQVVMGTLPAAARALGTVPMTWPLWATVIVCALATWGMAELVSRWQWQQPGNPRLTASPPRADDRRHP; the protein is encoded by the coding sequence ATGTCCGTTGGCAGTCACACCCATGGCCTGACCCATGCCGAGGCCCGCGCGCGCCTTGCCCGCCACGGGCCCAACGCGCTTCCCGCGCAGGAGAAACTGCCCGCGTGGAGGCGCCTCGCCGCCCAGTTCAAGAGCCCGCTGATCTACGTTCTTCTCGCCGCGCTGATCGTCGACCTCGCCGTGTGGTGGATCGACGGCAGCCACGGCTTCCCCATCGAGTCGCTCGCCATCGGCGTCATCCTGTTGCTGAACGCCTCGCTCGGCGTGTGGCAGGAGCGCAAGGCGGAGGCGGCGCTCGCGCACCTCAAGACGCTGTCCGCGCCCCTGGCGTGGGTGCGGCGCGACGGCGCGTGGCACCACATCGCCGCCGCGCACATCGTCCCGGGTGACATCGTGCGCGTCGAGTCCGGGGACCGCGTGCCCGCCGACGGGCTGCTGCGCGGGGCGGAAGTGGCGGTGGACGAATCGATGCTCACCGGCGAGAGCGTCCCCGTGGACCGCACCGACGGCGATCTCCTCTCCAGCGGGACCATCGTGGTGCGCGGCAGGGCCTTGCTGGAAGTCACCGCGACCGGGGCCGCGAGCGCCCTGGGCCGCCTCGCCGCCATGCTCGGCGGCATCGAAGCGGAGCAGACGCCCCTCGAACGGCGCATCCGGCATTTCGGCAACCAGGTCGCGGTCTGGATCAGCGTGCTGGCGGTGGCGCTGGTGGTGGGCGGTGTCGCCGTGGAGGGAGTTGGATCGATCGGGCACGTGTTCCTTTTCGCGGTTGCGCTCGCGGTCGCCGCGGTGCCGGAGGGACTGCCTGCGGTGATGACACTGACGCTTACGCTCGGTGTCGAGCGCATGGCGCGCCGCCGCGCCGTGGTACGCAAGCTTGCCGCCGTCGAAGCACTGGGCTCGGTGACGGTGATCGCCACGGACAAGACCGGTACCATCACCGAGAACCAGATGCACGTCCGCTCCGTCGACTCGCCGTCGCGGGAGCTGGCGCTGCGCGCGGCGGTTCTCGCCAACGACGCGCAGGAGAGCGCGGGCGACCCCATCGACGTGGCCCTGCTGCGCTTTGCGCGCCAGGAAGGCATCGACGTTGACGCCATCCACGCCTCCTGCCCCCGCATTTCCGCGCGCCCGTTTGACAGCGGTCACAAGTACATGCGCGCAACCGTGCAGGAAGAAGCGGGCGTGGTGAGCTACCTCAAGGGCGCGCCCGAGGTGCTGCTGGAACGCTCCACGGTGGACACCACCGGGAGACGGCAGTGGAGCGAGAAGGCGAGCCGGTACGCGCGCGACGGCCATCGCGTCCTGGGCGTTGCGCGCGGCGCCGGCGCGCGCGACGACGCGCTCGAGTTCCTGGGCCTGGTGCTGATGTGGGATCCGCCCCGCGGCGAGGTGCCCGACTCAATCCGCCGTGCACTCGACGCCGGCGTGCGCGTCATCATGATCACCGGCGACCACCCGGAGACGGCGCGCGCCATTGCGCGGCAGGTGGGGATCCCGGGCGACCGGTGTCTAACCGGAGACGATGTCACGGGCATGTCCACCGATGCGCTCGCGCACGCGCTGCGCGAGGTCACCGTCTTTGCCCGCGTGCGCCCCGAGCACAAGGTGCGGATAATCGAGTCGCTGCAGTCGTCGGGAGAGATCGTGGCCGTGACCGGTGACGGCCTCAACGACGCACCGGCGCTTAAGCGCGCGGACGTGGGTGTCGCCATGGGGGTACGGGGATCGGATGTTGCCCGCGATGTCGCCGACCTGGTGCTGATGGACGACAACTTTGCGACCATCGTGGCGGCCATCGAGGAAGGACGCAGCATCTACGAGAACATCCGCAAGTTCATCCGCTTCCTGTTCTCGACCAACCTCTCCGAAGTCATCGTGGTTTCGCTGGGCTGGTTTCTGGCGGCTGTTCTTGGCCTGCGCGAGGCCACCGGCACCGTCCTGCTCCCGCTGACGGCCGTGCAGATCCTGTGGATCAATCTGGCCACGGACGGGTTGCCCGCACTCGCGCTCGCCCTCGACCGCAATCCCGGGGTGATGCGCCGGCCGCCGCTGCCACCCACCGCGCCCCTGCTGGATACCGCGTCGCGCCGTTTCGTGCTGGTGAGCGGATCGGCCAAGGCGATGGTGGCTCTGTCCATCCTGGGTGTGATTCCACTGCTCGGCATGTCGGTGGACACCGCGCGCACGGTGAGCTTTCACTTCCTGTGTATCGGACAGCTGTTCTTCGCCTACCCCGGACGCCGCACATGGCTGAAGCCCATGCCGAACCCGGCATTGCACGCGGCCATCTTCTTTGGCATCGCCGTACAGGTCGTGATGGGAACGCTGCCCGCCGCCGCGCGCGCACTGGGAACGGTGCCCATGACATGGCCGCTGTGGGCGACGGTCATCGTATGCGCCCTTGCCACATGGGGCATGGCGGAACTGGTGAGCCGATGGCAGTGGCAGCAACCCGGCAATCCCCGATTGACAGCCTCACCGCCGCGCGCGGATGATCGCAGGCACCCATGA
- a CDS encoding ABC-F family ATP-binding cassette domain-containing protein, which yields MIQFNRVSKSFGSQLLFEDMSFGLNRRERVGLVGRNGHGKTTLFRMVLGELSPDGGDIVIPRRYRIGHLDQHIRFTQPTVLGEAALGLPEGHRDETWRAEAILFGLGFGAADMERSPDLFSGGFQVRLNLAKVLVSEPDLLLLDEPTNYLDVVSIRWLERFLNEWKTELMLITHDRSFMDSVVTHTVAIHRRRAKKIAGNTEKMYAQILQEEEIYEKTRMNDERKRREIERFIERFRAKNSLATRVQSRVKQLAKHERLEKLERIQTLDFEFNAAPFPAKSLMRVDGVSFGYGDGAALFENLNFEIHDHERICVIGPNGKGKSTLLRVLAGELEPRKGRITSHPRTVPGYFAQTNVNTLHPKLTVIEEVQSADPSCLPQKARDVAGVMMFEGDDGLKKISVLSGGEKSRVMLAKLVVTPSNLLFLDEPTNHLDMDSCDSLLAAIDAFDGAAVIVTHNEMFLHALATKFIIFDRGGVRVFDGSYQDFLDTIGWEMDDSMARTRTPDAPAPKAPPTPVVTAAADRKATRQTRAKMVQERARLLGPLEKRVAEAEKRIMTLERDRENTFAALANASASGDATVIAELSKKSRELESRIESAYEDLEKATLAFERESKSFEGKWKEAM from the coding sequence ATGATCCAGTTCAACCGTGTCAGCAAATCCTTCGGGAGCCAGCTCCTCTTCGAGGACATGAGCTTCGGGCTCAACCGCCGCGAGCGGGTGGGGCTGGTGGGCCGCAACGGCCACGGCAAGACCACCCTGTTCCGCATGGTGCTGGGCGAGCTCTCACCCGACGGCGGCGACATCGTCATTCCGCGGCGCTACCGCATCGGTCACCTCGACCAGCACATCCGCTTCACCCAGCCCACGGTGCTGGGCGAGGCGGCGCTCGGACTCCCGGAGGGTCATCGCGACGAGACCTGGCGCGCGGAGGCAATCCTCTTCGGCCTCGGCTTCGGCGCCGCCGACATGGAACGCTCGCCGGACCTCTTCTCGGGCGGCTTCCAGGTGCGCTTGAACCTGGCCAAGGTGCTGGTGTCCGAGCCGGATCTGCTGCTGCTCGACGAGCCCACCAACTACCTCGACGTCGTCTCCATCCGCTGGCTGGAGCGCTTTCTCAACGAGTGGAAGACCGAACTGATGCTCATCACCCACGACCGTTCCTTTATGGACAGCGTGGTGACGCACACCGTGGCCATCCACCGCCGCCGCGCCAAGAAAATCGCCGGCAACACCGAGAAGATGTACGCGCAGATCCTGCAGGAAGAGGAAATCTACGAGAAAACGCGCATGAACGACGAGCGCAAGCGCCGCGAGATCGAACGTTTCATCGAGCGCTTCCGCGCCAAGAACTCGCTGGCCACGCGCGTGCAGTCGCGCGTGAAACAGCTGGCCAAGCACGAGCGCCTGGAGAAACTGGAACGCATCCAGACCCTGGACTTCGAGTTCAACGCCGCACCCTTTCCGGCCAAGTCGCTGATGCGCGTGGACGGGGTGTCGTTCGGGTACGGTGACGGCGCCGCCCTGTTCGAGAATCTGAACTTCGAGATCCACGACCACGAACGCATCTGCGTCATCGGTCCCAACGGCAAGGGCAAGTCGACGCTGCTGCGCGTGCTGGCCGGCGAGCTGGAGCCGCGCAAAGGAAGAATTACCTCGCACCCGCGCACCGTGCCCGGGTACTTCGCCCAGACCAACGTCAACACGCTGCACCCCAAGCTCACCGTCATCGAGGAAGTGCAGTCCGCCGACCCATCGTGTCTGCCGCAGAAGGCGCGCGACGTGGCCGGTGTGATGATGTTCGAGGGCGACGACGGGCTCAAGAAGATATCGGTGCTCTCCGGCGGCGAGAAGAGCCGGGTGATGCTGGCCAAGCTGGTGGTGACGCCGAGCAACCTGCTGTTCCTCGACGAGCCCACCAACCACCTGGACATGGATTCGTGCGACTCGCTGCTCGCCGCCATCGACGCGTTCGATGGTGCGGCGGTGATCGTGACCCACAACGAGATGTTCCTGCACGCACTGGCCACCAAGTTCATCATCTTCGACCGCGGTGGCGTGCGCGTATTCGACGGCAGCTACCAGGACTTCCTCGACACCATCGGCTGGGAGATGGACGACAGCATGGCGCGCACGCGCACCCCCGACGCGCCCGCGCCCAAAGCCCCGCCCACCCCGGTGGTCACGGCGGCGGCGGACCGCAAGGCGACGCGCCAGACGCGTGCAAAGATGGTGCAGGAACGCGCCAGGCTGCTGGGTCCGCTGGAAAAGCGCGTGGCCGAGGCGGAGAAACGCATCATGACGCTGGAGCGCGACCGCGAGAACACCTTCGCCGCCCTGGCCAATGCGTCCGCCAGCGGCGACGCGACGGTCATCGCCGAGCTGTCGAAGAAGAGCCGCGAGCTGGAGTCGCGCATCGAGTCCGCCTACGAGGACCTGGAGAAGGCGACGCTGGCGTTCGAACGGGAGTCAAAGTCATTCGAAGGCAAGTGGAAGGAGGCCATGTGA
- a CDS encoding glucosyltransferase-I has translation MAGLLATLAFSACTDTVVLPPPPPGYAFRPEVAEIGSFHDVWAGAADDMWAVGGRGLILHYDGALWQRVESGVSEEINGVWGDGTGAVYAVGNNGLLLRFDGTAWLPITSPTAEGLNAISGTAPDNIFAVGNRGTVIHYNGNAWTPQQTGTVTANLRGVWAYSPSVAYAVGNDGTVLSYSGGGWSTIAPATSEHLRGVFGFSDSDVFAAGNNGAILHYDGVSWTPQSSGVTRWLQGLWGVSSADMFASGEGGTVLHYDGSAWTRFTSNIFTTQYFEGMDGTANDNVVAVGTLGTLVRYDGAEWKKELSDVGAIVRRGLWGTGNDDLYLVGTYGEIFHRRGGEWRFIAGGRPQSLNDVWGAGGEIIVVGDAGLAMHRDRSGWVVMDTGSSEGLNGVWVASPGDAFAVGNNGAILHWDGAAWSPQNSGSSRVLHDVWGTSATHVLAVGNDGLVLRYDGTSWGPEAMLDAVALRAVWGSSASNVIAVGTGAAGQGNAFRFDGVAWKKETIGTSAALEAVHGVSAGDIFAVGIGGGGIGTFKDSFFHFDGATWRRSSTQSYVHLSGVWAVSESTVYTCGTGTVLYRGTLK, from the coding sequence GTGGCCGGCCTGCTGGCCACGCTCGCGTTCTCCGCGTGCACGGACACCGTCGTGCTTCCCCCACCACCACCCGGGTACGCGTTCAGACCGGAGGTCGCCGAGATCGGGTCGTTTCACGACGTGTGGGCGGGTGCGGCGGACGACATGTGGGCGGTGGGCGGACGCGGCCTGATTCTCCACTACGACGGCGCACTCTGGCAGCGTGTGGAGAGCGGTGTCAGCGAGGAGATCAACGGCGTGTGGGGCGACGGCACCGGCGCCGTGTACGCGGTGGGCAACAACGGCCTGCTGCTTCGTTTCGACGGCACCGCCTGGCTTCCCATCACCTCTCCCACCGCGGAGGGCCTCAACGCCATCTCCGGCACCGCGCCCGACAATATCTTCGCGGTGGGCAACCGTGGCACCGTCATCCACTACAACGGCAACGCGTGGACACCACAGCAGACCGGCACGGTGACGGCGAACCTGCGCGGCGTATGGGCGTACTCACCGTCGGTGGCGTACGCGGTTGGCAACGACGGCACCGTTCTCTCGTATTCCGGCGGTGGCTGGTCAACCATCGCGCCGGCCACCTCCGAACACCTGCGCGGCGTGTTTGGTTTCTCGGACAGCGACGTGTTCGCGGCGGGCAACAACGGGGCTATTCTCCACTACGACGGCGTGTCGTGGACCCCGCAGAGCAGCGGGGTCACACGCTGGCTGCAGGGGCTGTGGGGCGTTTCCTCCGCCGACATGTTCGCGAGCGGCGAGGGCGGGACGGTGTTGCACTACGACGGCAGCGCGTGGACGCGCTTCACTTCCAACATCTTCACCACCCAGTACTTCGAGGGGATGGACGGAACCGCGAATGACAACGTGGTGGCGGTGGGCACGCTGGGCACGCTGGTGCGCTACGACGGTGCGGAGTGGAAGAAGGAATTGAGCGACGTGGGCGCCATCGTGCGGCGCGGCCTGTGGGGCACGGGCAACGACGACCTCTACCTGGTGGGAACCTACGGCGAGATCTTCCACCGCCGCGGCGGCGAGTGGCGCTTCATCGCCGGTGGCCGGCCGCAGTCGCTCAACGACGTGTGGGGTGCGGGCGGCGAGATCATCGTGGTGGGTGACGCGGGCCTCGCGATGCACCGGGACCGGAGCGGCTGGGTGGTGATGGACACCGGAAGCAGCGAAGGCCTCAACGGCGTGTGGGTTGCGAGCCCCGGCGACGCTTTTGCGGTTGGAAACAACGGCGCCATTCTGCACTGGGACGGCGCGGCGTGGTCGCCGCAGAACAGCGGGAGTTCACGCGTGCTGCACGACGTCTGGGGCACATCGGCCACTCATGTCCTCGCGGTCGGCAACGATGGTCTGGTGCTACGCTACGACGGAACTTCATGGGGCCCGGAAGCCATGCTGGATGCGGTGGCGCTGCGCGCGGTGTGGGGTTCGTCGGCGTCCAACGTAATCGCGGTGGGAACGGGCGCGGCCGGCCAGGGCAACGCGTTTCGCTTCGACGGCGTGGCGTGGAAGAAGGAGACCATCGGAACCAGCGCCGCCCTGGAAGCGGTGCACGGCGTGTCCGCGGGCGATATCTTTGCCGTCGGCATCGGCGGGGGCGGCATCGGCACGTTCAAGGACAGCTTCTTCCATTTCGACGGCGCCACGTGGCGGCGGTCGTCCACGCAGAGCTACGTCCACCTCTCCGGGGTGTGGGCGGTGTCGGAGTCCACCGTGTACACCTGTGGCACAGGAACGGTTCTGTACCGGGGAACACTCAAGTAG
- a CDS encoding transporter yields MRATGFTLAVVCAATAWLAAAAPAARAIRPMATDRPTRTDTPYSVPAEHFQLEMDFVTVGHLGYGDTDIDGFSIAPFNLKYGFTDAVDVQFLITPYLSTTTTTGGSEETEDGFGPAGMRIKVNLTGNDGEGTAVAVIPYFVAPTRGIEKLDNTVYGLSVPFAFTLANGRTLGAAAGAEAIGDGDTSVFASVVFSTPVVDAWSGYLELYGIAGGLDDADTQIVTLDAGAVLDPGRNWAFDAGINVGITPDTEDWRVFVGASARR; encoded by the coding sequence ATGCGCGCCACCGGATTCACCCTCGCCGTTGTCTGCGCGGCCACCGCGTGGCTCGCCGCGGCCGCCCCGGCGGCGCGAGCCATCCGGCCCATGGCCACCGACCGGCCCACCCGCACCGACACGCCCTATTCGGTGCCGGCGGAGCACTTCCAACTGGAGATGGACTTCGTGACCGTCGGCCATCTGGGCTACGGCGACACCGACATCGACGGATTCAGCATTGCGCCCTTCAATCTCAAGTACGGCTTCACCGACGCGGTGGACGTGCAGTTTCTGATTACGCCCTACCTCAGCACGACAACCACCACCGGCGGAAGCGAGGAAACCGAAGATGGCTTCGGGCCGGCGGGCATGCGCATCAAGGTCAACCTCACCGGCAACGACGGCGAGGGAACGGCGGTGGCGGTGATTCCCTATTTCGTCGCACCCACGCGCGGCATCGAAAAGCTCGACAACACGGTGTACGGCCTGTCGGTGCCGTTTGCCTTCACGCTGGCGAACGGGCGCACGCTCGGCGCGGCGGCGGGCGCGGAGGCAATCGGCGACGGCGACACGTCGGTCTTTGCGTCGGTGGTGTTCAGCACGCCGGTGGTCGACGCCTGGAGCGGCTACCTGGAGCTGTACGGAATCGCCGGCGGGCTCGACGACGCGGACACCCAGATCGTCACGCTGGACGCGGGCGCGGTGCTCGACCCGGGGCGGAACTGGGCGTTCGACGCCGGCATCAACGTGGGCATCACCCCGGACACCGAGGATTGGCGCGTGTTCGTGGGGGCCTCGGCGCGCCGATAG
- the dinB gene encoding DNA polymerase IV, which translates to MPDHAHRAILHVDMDAFYASVEVMDNPALAGKPVIVGGAAESRGVVSAASYEARTFGVHSAMSSARAHKLCPHGIFITPRMSRYVELSHEIRRIFETYTPLIEPLSIDEAFLDVTASRALFGSGEEIGRLIKRRIRDEVGLVASVGVAPNKYLAKLASDLEKPDGFVVITREEAEARLAPLPVWRLWGVGKVTEKALAGAGILTVGDLVKMPDAQLEAIAGSYAPRLKQLARGIDERPVVPDTEAKSIGAENTFAKDIADADALRVELDLLCERVAGRARADGMPGHTVNLKARYADFTTVTRAMTLPDATYDSVLIRDAARHLLEEKLGRRGRALRLLGVSLSNLVHAEELTRDLFSDTPAAKRETTSRNRALDAVMDRLKEKFGSGAVARGSRAAKKRDDQRRR; encoded by the coding sequence ATGCCCGATCACGCCCATCGCGCCATCCTCCACGTCGACATGGATGCATTCTACGCATCCGTGGAGGTCATGGACAACCCGGCGCTGGCCGGCAAGCCCGTCATCGTCGGTGGCGCGGCCGAGTCGCGCGGGGTGGTGTCGGCGGCGTCGTACGAGGCGCGCACGTTCGGCGTGCACAGCGCCATGAGTTCGGCGCGTGCCCACAAGCTCTGCCCGCACGGCATCTTCATCACGCCGCGCATGTCGCGCTACGTCGAGTTGTCGCATGAGATCCGCAGGATCTTCGAAACCTACACCCCGCTCATCGAACCCCTCTCCATCGACGAAGCCTTCCTGGACGTCACCGCCAGCCGCGCGCTGTTCGGCAGCGGGGAGGAGATCGGCCGTTTGATCAAGCGGCGCATCCGCGACGAGGTGGGGCTGGTGGCGTCGGTGGGGGTGGCGCCCAACAAGTACCTGGCCAAGCTCGCCAGCGACCTCGAGAAGCCCGACGGCTTCGTGGTCATCACCCGGGAGGAGGCGGAGGCGCGCCTGGCGCCGTTGCCGGTGTGGCGGCTGTGGGGGGTGGGCAAGGTGACGGAGAAGGCGCTGGCCGGGGCGGGCATCCTTACCGTGGGCGATCTCGTGAAGATGCCCGACGCGCAGCTGGAGGCGATTGCGGGTTCGTACGCGCCGCGTTTGAAGCAGCTCGCGCGCGGCATCGACGAGCGCCCGGTGGTGCCGGACACGGAGGCCAAGTCGATCGGCGCGGAGAACACGTTCGCAAAGGACATCGCCGATGCCGACGCGCTGCGCGTTGAGCTGGACCTGCTGTGCGAGCGCGTGGCCGGCCGCGCGCGTGCCGACGGCATGCCCGGCCACACCGTCAACCTCAAGGCGCGTTACGCGGACTTCACCACCGTCACCCGCGCCATGACACTGCCCGATGCCACCTACGACTCGGTGCTGATCCGCGACGCCGCGCGCCACCTGCTGGAAGAGAAACTCGGCCGGCGCGGGCGCGCGCTGCGCCTGCTGGGGGTGTCGCTCTCCAACCTGGTGCACGCGGAAGAACTCACCCGCGACCTGTTCTCGGACACGCCGGCCGCGAAGCGCGAGACCACCTCGCGCAACCGCGCGCTGGATGCGGTGATGGATCGCCTGAAGGAAAAATTCGGGAGTGGTGCGGTGGCGCGGGGAAGCCGTGCCGCGAAGAAGCGCGACGATCAGCGCCGGCGGTAG
- a CDS encoding sodium:calcium antiporter, translated as MTWIMFIATAGVTIFAGTRLAYYGDIIAEKSGLGRTWIGLVLIAATTSLPELFTGISSTLVFKLPDIAVGDILGSCMFNLVILSIMDIVGGKTPISARAHQGHALTIGLGLLLMTIVGFSMAAGWALPVLGWIGLGTPVLLAVYLFTVRISFIFERRRTEQQAAELAEERRYDLVSLRTALSRYAVNALVVVVAASFLPRLGERIAVETGLGQAFVGNLFIAITTSLPEIVVSLAAVRLGAVDLAFGNVLGSNIFNMCILALDDIFFAPGPILAAADPSHLLSVFAVVAMYAMLLVGLTYQALRKRLVLAWDTAGILVVYIVTLALLYLARAPLPPPALP; from the coding sequence ATGACATGGATCATGTTCATTGCTACCGCCGGCGTGACCATCTTCGCGGGAACGCGCCTGGCGTACTATGGCGATATCATCGCGGAGAAGTCCGGGCTGGGCCGCACCTGGATCGGCCTGGTGCTCATTGCCGCCACCACCTCGCTTCCCGAGCTCTTCACCGGCATCTCGTCCACTCTCGTCTTCAAGCTCCCGGACATCGCCGTGGGCGATATCCTCGGCAGCTGCATGTTCAACCTCGTCATCCTGTCGATCATGGACATCGTGGGCGGAAAGACACCCATCTCGGCTCGCGCGCACCAGGGCCACGCGCTCACCATCGGCCTGGGGCTGCTGCTCATGACCATCGTGGGCTTCAGCATGGCGGCGGGATGGGCCCTGCCGGTGCTGGGCTGGATCGGCCTCGGCACACCCGTGTTGCTCGCGGTCTATCTGTTCACCGTGCGCATCTCCTTCATCTTCGAGCGGCGGCGCACGGAACAGCAGGCCGCGGAGCTGGCGGAAGAGCGCCGCTATGACCTGGTATCGCTGCGCACCGCGCTATCACGCTACGCCGTCAACGCGCTCGTCGTGGTGGTGGCCGCGTCGTTCCTCCCCAGGCTGGGTGAGCGCATCGCGGTTGAAACCGGCCTCGGGCAGGCCTTCGTCGGCAACCTGTTCATCGCCATCACCACCTCGCTGCCGGAAATCGTCGTCTCGCTGGCCGCGGTACGTCTGGGTGCGGTGGACCTCGCCTTCGGCAATGTGCTCGGCAGTAACATCTTCAACATGTGCATCCTCGCCCTGGACGACATCTTCTTCGCGCCCGGCCCCATCCTGGCGGCGGCGGACCCAAGCCACCTGCTGTCGGTGTTCGCGGTGGTTGCCATGTACGCCATGCTGCTGGTGGGGCTCACCTACCAGGCCCTGCGCAAGCGTCTCGTACTGGCCTGGGACACGGCCGGCATCCTGGTGGTTTACATCGTCACCCTCGCGCTGCTCTACCTTGCGCGCGCTCCTCTGCCCCCTCCCGCGCTCCCCTGA
- a CDS encoding SDR family oxidoreductase gives MSNAPMRDKIVVVTGASSGIGKASAAGIAALGAHTVLVSRTAKRGRKALDEMARACTSPSLDLLVADLSTMAAVRDLADTFNAKYQRLDVLFNNAGILTSRRRVTADGFEEQFFVNYLSYYLLTGLLLDRLRAGAASRIINMTSSSHSSGILDFDDLQMERRYRGWQQYANTKLMSMVFTYALARRLQGSHVTANCLHPGVIHTGLLRNFSSVLNLMFHALQRFFKQPDDGAETPVYLASSQEVAGVSGKYFRRCEPMGTTAASNDPVVQERLWSESERLSGFHYSL, from the coding sequence GTGAGCAACGCACCCATGCGCGACAAGATCGTCGTCGTCACCGGCGCCAGCTCCGGCATCGGCAAGGCATCCGCGGCCGGCATCGCCGCGCTCGGCGCGCACACCGTGCTGGTGAGCCGCACCGCAAAGCGCGGGCGCAAGGCCCTGGACGAGATGGCGCGCGCCTGCACGTCGCCGTCGCTGGACCTGCTGGTGGCGGATCTCTCCACCATGGCCGCGGTGCGGGACCTTGCAGATACATTCAACGCAAAGTACCAGCGCCTCGACGTGCTCTTCAACAACGCCGGCATCCTCACCAGTCGGCGCCGCGTCACCGCGGACGGCTTCGAGGAGCAGTTCTTCGTGAACTACCTGTCGTACTACCTGCTCACCGGCCTGCTCCTCGACCGGCTGCGCGCGGGTGCGGCGTCGCGCATCATCAACATGACGTCGTCGTCCCACTCGAGCGGCATTCTCGACTTCGACGACCTGCAGATGGAACGCCGCTACCGGGGCTGGCAGCAGTACGCCAACACCAAGCTCATGAGCATGGTGTTCACCTATGCGCTGGCGCGACGCCTGCAGGGCTCCCACGTGACCGCCAACTGTCTCCATCCCGGCGTCATCCACACCGGCCTCCTGCGCAACTTCTCATCGGTGCTGAACCTGATGTTTCACGCGCTGCAGCGCTTCTTCAAGCAGCCCGACGACGGCGCCGAGACGCCGGTGTACCTGGCCTCATCGCAGGAGGTGGCGGGCGTGAGCGGGAAGTATTTCCGCCGCTGCGAGCCCATGGGAACCACCGCGGCGTCCAACGACCCGGTGGTCCAGGAGCGCCTGTGGTCCGAGAGCGAGCGCTTGTCCGGCTTTCACTACTCGCTCTGA